A single Methanomicrobiales archaeon DNA region contains:
- the glgP gene encoding alpha-glucan family phosphorylase, translated as MDEVRKELHERVPERIAGLIDLAYNLWWSWHPQARNLFRLLNPQGWRVTNDNPVMMLRITPRYFLEKAAKDPNYLHYYDILMYRWRGYMERRSRWFAEQFPAQQLLTIAYFSAEYGLHHSLPFYSGGLGILAGDHLKECSDLGVPLVGVGFMYGQGYLAQHINAEGWQENICEPIERDNAPVSRVRDEHGRQLIVRVPYFEPPIHVAVWKVDVGKVPLYLLDTNIEENDPWNRPISSRLYTADKEMRLRQEIILGIGGRKVLHTLGVDYHAVHLNEGHSAFALLERIRERVESGVEFKQALEQVRGTSVFTTHTPVPAGHDYFPFDLMEKYFGTYYPKLGIDWDTFLALGNPPGNTMDGFVMTALALQASRYHNAVSVINARVAREMWRHLWPDRPVDQVPIDAITNGVHMPTWLAPAMEKVIDKYLSPVFPHWQTGHDNPAVWDFIRDIPAAELWYTHLRLKTQMINHIREAKRMTWEKRRDEPVNLAAGGLMLNPDILTIGFARRFATYKRPDLIFSDMERIRSIVNNPWAPVQIVYAGKAHPADEEGKAVLRGIYMHAENPDFGGRVAFIEDYGEQIAHWLVQGVDVWLNNPIPPMEASGTSGMKAGMNGALNLSILDGWWAEGYNGRNGWTFGAEEGTPPEKRDEADAQSLYDVLENQVIPLYYSRELDGIPHAWVEMMKESIRSVAPQFSARRMIKDYVRKYYPSLLLGAEACYVPPQPAGEARPARVPARNAGSER; from the coding sequence ATGGACGAGGTACGAAAAGAGCTGCATGAGCGGGTGCCGGAGCGGATCGCGGGCCTGATCGACCTGGCCTACAACCTCTGGTGGAGCTGGCATCCGCAGGCGCGGAACCTCTTCCGGCTCCTGAATCCGCAGGGGTGGCGGGTCACCAACGACAACCCGGTGATGATGCTGCGGATCACCCCGCGGTATTTCCTGGAGAAGGCGGCAAAGGACCCGAACTATCTCCACTACTACGACATCCTCATGTACCGCTGGAGGGGCTACATGGAGCGGCGGAGCCGCTGGTTCGCCGAACAGTTCCCCGCCCAGCAGCTCCTCACCATCGCCTACTTCTCGGCCGAGTACGGGCTGCACCACTCCCTCCCCTTCTACTCGGGGGGGCTCGGCATCCTGGCGGGCGACCACCTGAAGGAGTGCAGCGATCTCGGGGTGCCGCTGGTGGGCGTCGGGTTCATGTACGGGCAGGGTTACCTCGCCCAGCACATCAACGCGGAGGGCTGGCAGGAGAACATCTGCGAGCCCATCGAGCGGGACAACGCTCCGGTCAGCCGGGTGCGGGACGAGCACGGCAGGCAGCTGATCGTGCGGGTGCCCTACTTCGAACCGCCCATCCACGTCGCGGTCTGGAAGGTCGACGTGGGCAAGGTCCCCCTCTACCTGCTGGACACCAACATCGAGGAGAACGATCCCTGGAACCGCCCCATCTCCTCGCGCCTCTACACGGCGGACAAGGAGATGCGGCTGCGGCAGGAGATCATCCTGGGGATCGGCGGGCGCAAGGTGCTGCACACGCTGGGCGTGGACTACCACGCCGTGCACCTGAACGAGGGGCACTCCGCATTCGCCCTGCTGGAGCGGATCCGGGAGAGGGTGGAGAGCGGCGTCGAGTTCAAGCAGGCGCTGGAGCAGGTGCGGGGGACCTCGGTCTTCACCACCCACACCCCGGTGCCCGCCGGGCACGACTACTTCCCCTTCGATCTGATGGAGAAGTACTTCGGGACCTACTACCCGAAGCTCGGGATCGACTGGGACACCTTCCTCGCGCTGGGAAACCCCCCCGGGAACACGATGGACGGGTTCGTGATGACCGCGCTCGCCCTCCAGGCGTCCCGCTACCACAACGCGGTGAGCGTCATCAACGCCCGCGTGGCACGGGAGATGTGGCGTCACCTCTGGCCGGATCGCCCCGTCGATCAGGTCCCCATCGACGCGATCACGAACGGCGTGCACATGCCGACCTGGCTGGCGCCGGCGATGGAGAAGGTGATCGACAAGTACCTCTCCCCGGTATTCCCGCACTGGCAGACGGGCCACGACAATCCCGCCGTCTGGGACTTCATCCGGGATATCCCGGCGGCCGAGCTCTGGTACACGCACCTGCGGCTGAAGACGCAGATGATCAACCACATCCGCGAGGCAAAGAGGATGACCTGGGAGAAGCGGCGGGACGAACCGGTCAACCTGGCCGCCGGCGGGCTGATGCTGAACCCGGACATACTCACCATCGGGTTCGCGCGGCGGTTTGCCACCTACAAGCGCCCCGACCTGATCTTCTCCGATATGGAGCGGATCAGGTCCATCGTGAACAACCCCTGGGCGCCGGTCCAGATCGTCTACGCGGGCAAGGCCCACCCTGCCGACGAGGAGGGCAAGGCGGTGCTCCGCGGCATCTACATGCACGCCGAGAATCCGGACTTCGGCGGAAGGGTGGCCTTCATCGAGGACTACGGCGAGCAGATCGCGCACTGGCTGGTTCAGGGCGTGGACGTCTGGCTGAACAACCCCATTCCCCCGATGGAGGCCTCCGGGACGAGCGGCATGAAGGCCGGCATGAACGGCGCCCTGAACCTGAGTATCCTGGACGGCTGGTGGGCGGAGGGCTACAACGGGCGGAACGGATGGACCTTCGGCGCGGAGGAGGGCACGCCCCCGGAGAAGCGGGACGAGGCGGACGCGCAGTCGCTCTACGATGTCCTGGAGAACCAGGTGATCCCGCTCTACTACAGCCGGGAGCTCGACGGGATCCCCCACGCCTGGGTCGAGATGATGAAAGAGTCGATACGGAGCGTCGCTCCGCAGTTCTCGGCCCGGCGGATGATCAAAGATTACGTGCGGAAATATTACCCCTCGCTCCTGCTGGGCGCAGAGGCCTGCTACGTTCCCCCGCAGCCCGCAGGCGAGGCCAGACCCGCGCGGGTTCCCGCACGGAACGCCGGGTCGGAGCGCTGA